In Malus sylvestris chromosome 15, drMalSylv7.2, whole genome shotgun sequence, a single genomic region encodes these proteins:
- the LOC126604448 gene encoding DNA-directed RNA polymerase II subunit RPB1-like isoform X2 has translation MDIRFPFSPAEVAKVKCVQFGILSPDEIRQMSVVEIEHSETMLGGKPKTAGLSDPRLGTIDRKLKCETCTANMAECPGHFGHLELAKPMFHIGFIKTVLSVMRCVCFNCSKILVDEDDHKFKQAMRIKNPKNRLKKILDACKNKSKCEGGDEIDVQGQDTEEPVKKSRGGCGAQQPKLSIEGMKMNAEYKAQRKKNDDQEQLPEPVERKQTLTAERVLSVLKRISDEDSQILGLNPKYARPDWMILQVLPIPPQPVRPSVMMDTSSRSEDDLTHQLAMIIRHNDNLRRQERNGSPAHIISEFAQLLQFHIATYFDNELPGLPRATQRSGRPIKSICSRLKAKEGRIRGNLMGKRVDFSARTVITPDPNINIDQLGVPWSIALNLTYPETVTPYNIERLKELVEYGPHPPPGKTGAKYIIRDDGQRLDLRYLKKSSDHHLELGYKVERHLNDGDFILFNRQPSLHKMSIMGHRIKIMPYSTFRLNLSVTSPYNADFDGDEMNMHVPQSFETRAEVLELMMVPKCIVSPQSNRPVMGIVQDTLLGCRKITKRDTFIEKDVFMNILMWWEDFDGKVPAPAILKPRPLWTGKQVFNLIIPKQINLQRTSAWHSESESGNITPGDTLVRIEKGELLSGTLCKKALGTSTGSLIHVIWEEVGPDAARKFLGHTQWLVNYWLLQNAFSIGIGDTIADAATMEKINETISKAKNEVKDLISKAQSKQLEAEPGRTMMDSFENKVNQVLNRARDDAGSSAQKSLDESNNLKAMVTAGSKGSFINISQMTACVGQQNVEGKRIPYGFIDRTLPHFTKDDYGPESRGFVENSYLRGLTPQEFFFHAMGGREGLIDTAVKTSETGYIQRRLVKAMEDIMVKYDGTVRNSLGDVIQFLYGEDGMDAVWIESQKLDSLKMKKTEFDKTFTYELDDEYWNPDYMLHEHVEDLKTIREFRNVFDAEVQKLETDRLQLGTEIAVTGDNSWPLPVNLKRLIWNAQKTFKIDFRRTSDMHPMEIVEAIDKLQERLKVVPGDDLLSVEAQKNATLFFNILLRSTFASKRVLDEYRLTREAFEWVIGEIESRFLQSLVAPGEMIGCVAAQSIGEPATQMTLNTFHYAGVSAKNVTLGVPRLREIINVAKRIKTPSLSVYLKPEANKTKERAKNVQCALEYTTLRSVTQATEVWYDPEPTSTIIDEDIDFVRAYYEMPDEEVNPDKISPWLLRIELNREMMVDKKLSMADIAEKINLEFDDDLTCIFNDDNAEKLILRIRIMNAEAPKGEMVDESAEDDVFLKKIESNMLTEMALRGIPDINKVFIKHGKVNKFDPNEGFKAEQEWMLDTEGVNLLAVLCHDDVDARRTTSNHLIEILEILGIEAVRRSLLDELRVVISFDGSYVNYRHLAILCDTMTYRGHLMAITRHGINRNDTGPMMRCSFEETVDILLDAAVFAETDYLRGVTENIMLGQLAPIGTGDCALYLNDEMLKNAIELQLPSYMDGLDFGMTPSRSPVSGTPYHEGMMSPNYLLSPNLRLSPISDAQFSPYVGGMAFSPTSSPGYSPSSPGYSPSSPGYSPTSPGYSPTSPTYSPSSPGYSPTSPAYSPTSPSYSPTSPSYSPTSPSYSPTSPSYSPTSPAYSPTSPAYSPTSPAYSPTSPSYSPTSPSYSPTSPSYSPTSPSYSPTSPSYSPTSPSYSPTSPAYSPTSPGYSPTSPSYSPTSPSYSPTSPSYNPQSAKYSPSSAYSPSSPRLSPSSPYSPTSPNYSPTSPSYSPTSPSYSPSSPTYSPGSPLTSGVSLDYSSSSPQYSPSAGYSPSQPGYSPSSASQ, from the exons ATGGATATCCGGTTTCCCTTCTCGCCAGCGGAGGTGGCGAAGGTGAAATGCGTGCAGTTCGGCATTCTCAGCCCCGACGAAATC AGGCAAATGTCTGTGGTGGAGATTGAGCACAGTGAGACTATGTTGGGAGGCAAACCGAAGACGGCTGGTTTGAGTGATCCTCGGCTCGGTACAATTGACCGGAAGTTGAAATGTGAGACTTGTACAGCCAACATGGCTGAGTGCCCCGGCCATTTTGGGCACCTAGAGCTTGCGAAACCAATGTTTCACATCGGATTCATAAAGACTGTGTTATCTGTAATGCGATGCGTTTGCTTCAATTGCTCGAAAATTCTAGTCGATGAG GACGACCACAAGTTTAAGCAAGCTATGAGaataaaaaatccgaaaaacaGGCTGAAAAAGATTTTGGATGCCTGCAAAAACAAATCCAAATGTGAAGGTGGTGATGAAATTGATGTCCAAGGCCAAGATACTGAAGAGCCTGTAAAGAAAAGTCGGGGTGGCTGTGGTGCTCAGCAGCCCAAGCTCTCTATTGAGGGTATGAAAATGAATGCAGAGTACAAAGcccaaaggaagaaaaatgaTGACCAGGAACAGCTTCCTGAACCTGTGGAAAGGAAACAGACCCTTACTGCGGAAAGG GTTCTTAGTGTTTTAAAGAGAATAAGTGATGAAGACTCCCAAATATTGGGGTTGAACCCAAAGTATGCTCGGCCTGATTGGATGATTCTACAAGTTCTGCCCATTCCTCCACAACCTGTGAGACCCTCTGTAATGATGGACACCTCATCCAGGAGTGAG GATGATTTGACTCATCAATTGGCGATGATTATTCGTCATAATGACAATCTGAGGCGGCAGGAACGAAACGGTTCTCCTGCTCATATCATTTCAGAGTTTGCACAACTTCTGCAATTCCACATTGCCACTTATTTTGACAATGAGTTGCCAGGACTACCAAGG GCTACGCAGAGATCAGGGAGGCCCATTAAATCAATTTGTAGTAGACTGAAGGCAAAGGAAGGGCGTATAAGAGGCAACTTAATGGGGAAACGTGTTGACTTTTCAGCACGAACAGTGATTACTCCCGATCCAAACATAAACATTGATCAATTAGGAGTGCCATGGAGCattgctttgaatctcacatACCCTGAGACTGTGACTCCATATAATATTGAAAG GTTGAAGGAGCTTGTTGAGTATGGCCCCCATCCTCCGCCCGGTAAAACTGGTGCGAAGTATATAATAAGAGATGATGGGCAAAGGCTTGATCTTCGTTATTTGAAGAAAAGCAGTGATCATCATTTGGAGCTTGGATATAAG GTGGAACGTCATTTGAATGATGGAGACTTTATCCTCTTCAATCGACAACCTAGTCTCCATAAAATGTCTATCATGGGCCACAGAATCAAGATCATGCCATACTCAACATTTCGATTGAATTTGTCTGTGACATCGCCATATAATGCTGACTTTGACGGGGATGAAATGAACATGCATGTGCCCCAGTCCTTTGAAACCAGGGCTGAAGTATTGGAGCTCATGATGGTGCCAAAATGCATCGTCTCACCTCAGTCAAATCGACCTGTCATGGGAATTGTGCAGGACACACTTTTAGGTTGTCGTAAGATCACCAAGAGGGATACCTTCATAGAGAAG GATGTTTTCATGAATATCTTGATGTGGTGGGAGGATTTTGATGGAAAAGTTCCTGCTCCTGCAATTTTGAAGCCCCGGCCACTTTGGACTGGAAAACAGGTGTTCAATCTTATAATACCAAAACAAATAAATCTCCAAAGAACTTCTGCATGGCACTCGGAATCAGAGAGTGGGAACATAACTCCAGGGGATACTCTTGTTAGAATAGAAAAGGGTGAATTGCTTTCTGGAACTCTGTGCAAGAAGGCCCTTGGGACTTCTACAGGAAGTCTTATTCATGTTATATG GGAAGAGGTTGGTCCAGATGCAGCCCGCAAGTTTCTGGGTCATACCCAATGGCTTGTGAATTACTGGCTGCTGCAGAATGCTTTTAGCATTGGAATTGGAGATACGATTGCTGATGCAGCCACAATGGAGAAAATCAATGAAACAATTTCCAAGGCGAAAAATGAGGTGAAAGATCTTATAAGTAAAGCCCAATCTAAGCAGCTGGAGGCTGAACCTGGACGAACCATGATGGATTCGTTTGAAAACAAAGTGAACCAG GTGTTGAATAGGGCTCGCGATGATGCTGGAAGTAGTGCTCAAAAGAGTTTAGATGAGAGCAACAATCTTAAGGCCATGGTTACAGCAGGGTCCAAAGGGAGTTTTATCAACATATCACAGATGACTGCTTGTGTGGGACAGCAGAACGTTGAGGGTAAGCGAATCCCGTACGGGTTCATAGACCGGACGTTGCCCCACTTTACTAAAGATGATTATGGACCAGAAAGTCGTGGATTTGTAGAGAATTCATACCTGCGTGGACTAACTCCACAGGAGTTCTTTTTTCATGCTATGGGTGGTAGGGAAGGTCTTATAGATACTGCTGTTAAGACCTCTGAGACTGGGTACATCCAAAGGAGACTGGTGAAGGCTATGGAGGATATTATGGTGAAATATGATGGCACAGTACGTAATTCTTTGGGTGATGTCATTCAGTTTCTATATGGGGAAGATGGGATGGATGCTGTTTGGATAGAATCACAAAAGCTGGAttctttgaaaatgaagaaaacagAATTTGATAAGACTTTTACTTATGAGTTGGATGATGAATATTGGAATCCCGACTACATGTTGCACGAACATGTTGAGGATCTCAAAACGATTAGAGAGTTCCGTAATGTGTTTGATGCAGAAGTTCAAAAACTTGAAACAGATAGATTACAACTTGGAACAGAGATTGCAGTCACAGGTGATAATTCTTGGCCACTGCCTGTTAATTTGAAGAGGCTTATTTGGAATGCACAAAAAACCTTTAAGATTGACTTCCGAAGGACTTCTGATATGCACCCGATGGAAATTGTGGAAGCTATTGATAAGCTCCAGGAGAGACTGAAAGTTGTTCCTGGTGATGACTTGTTGAGTGTCGAAGCGCAGAAGAACGcaacattgtttttcaacattttaCTTCGCAGCACTTTTGCAAGCAAACGGGTGTTGGATGAGTACAGGCTTACTCGTGAAGCATTTGAATGGGTTATTGGGGAGATAGAATCACGCTTCCTGCAATCGCTTGTAGCACCTGGGGAAATGATTGGCTGCGTTGCTGCACAGTCTATTGGAGAACCTGCCACTCAGATGACACTGAATACTTTCCACTACGCAGGTGTGAGTGCAAAGAATGTTACCCTAGGTGTCCCCAGGTTGAGGGAAATTATTAATGTAGCCAAGAGAATCAAAACGCCATCCCTGTCTGTCTACTTAAAGCCTGAAGCTAATAAAACGAAGGAGAGGGCGAAGAATGTGCAGTGTGCTTTGGAATACACCACTCTGCGAAGTGTAACTCAAGCTACAGAAGTATGGTACGATCCAGAACCCACAAGCACAATAATTGATGAGGATATAGATTTTGTGAGAGCTTACTATGAAATGCCAGATGAAGAAGTTAATCCTGATAAAATTTCACCTTGGTTGCTTCGCATCGAGTTGAATCGCGAAATGATGGTGGATAAGAAGTTGAGCATGGCTGACATTGCTGAGAAGATTAACCTTGAATTTGATGATGATTTAACTTGTATCTTCAATGATGACAATGCAGAAAAATTGATCCTTCGTATCCGTATCATGAATGCTGAAGCTCCAAAAGGGGAGATGGTTGATGAATCTGCTGAAGATGATGTTTTTCTGAAGAAGATTGAGAGTAACATGCTGACAGAGATGGCTCTTCGTGGTATCCCAGATATTAACAAAGTGTTCATTAAACATGGTAAAGTTAATAAGTTCGATCCAAATGAAGGGTTTAAAGCAGAGCAAGAGTGGATGCTGGATACGGAAGGGGTTAATCTCTTGGCTGTTCTGTGCcatgatgatgttgatgctaGGCGCACAACTAGTAATCATTTGATTGAAATTCTGGAAATTCTCGGAATTGAGGCAGTTCGTCGGTCATTGTTGGATGAGTTGAGGGTTGTTATATCATTTGATGGGTCCTATGTTAATTATAGGCATCTCGCTATCCTTTGTGACACGATGACATACCGTGGGCACTTAATGGCAATAACCCGTCATGGCATTAATAGAAATGACACTGGTCCTATGATGAGGTGCTCCTTTGAAGAGACTGTTGATATTCTTCTTGATGCTGCAGTGTTTGCAGAGACGGATTATTTAAGAGGCGTGACAGAAAATATAATGTTAGGGCAACTTGCACCAATTGGGACGGGAGATTGTGCCCTGTATCTCAATGATGAGATGCTGAAGAACGCCATCGAACTCCAGCTGCCCAGTTACATGGATGGTCTTGATTTTGGTATGACACCATCTCGTTCTCCAGTGTCAGGAACACCATATCACGAGGGCATGATGTCCCCTAATTATTTGCTGAGCCCAAATCTTCGGCTGTCACCAATTTCGGATGCTCAGTTTTCTCCTTATGTTGGAGGAATGGCATTCTCTCCTACTTCCTCTCCAGGCTACAGCCCATCATCCCCTGGATACAGCCCTTCCTCCCCTGGATACAGCCCCAC TTCTCCTGGCTACAGTCCCACCTCTCCGACATATAGTCCTAGTTCTCCCGGCTATAGTCCCACCAGTCCAGCTTACTCTCCTACGAGTCCATCATACTCGCCAACCTCTCCCAGCTACAGCCCCACCTCTCCAAGCTACAGCCCCACTTCACCAAGCTACAGCCCTACTTCCCCTGCTTACAGCCCCACTTCCCCTGCTTACAGCCCCACTTCCCCCGCATATAGCCCCACTTCGCCATCTTACAGTCCCACGTCTCCTTCCTACAGCCCAACTTCGCCATCCTACAGCCCAACTTCACCTTCCTACAGCCCAACTTCTCCTTCCTACAGTCCAACATCTCCATCCTACAGCCCTACCTCGCCAGCCTACAGCCCAACTTCTCCTGGTTACAGCCCAACCTCGCCTAGTTATAGTCCAACCTCGCCCAGTTACAGCCCTACATCTCCAAGCTATAATCCTCAGTCTGCCAAGTACAGTCCGTCGTCAGCTTACTCTCCAAGCAGTCCAAGATTGTCACCATCTAGTCCATACAGTCCTACCTCTCCGAACTACAG CCCAACCTCACCATCATATTCCCCCACATCTCCATCGTACTCTCCCTCAAGCCCCACATACAGTCCCGGCAG CCCATTGACTTCTGGAGTGAGCCTAGACTATAGCTCGAGTTCCCCTCAGTATAG TCCAAGTGCTGGATACTCACCCAGTCAACCCGGTTACTCGCCATCATCTGCTAGCCAGTAG
- the LOC126604448 gene encoding DNA-directed RNA polymerase II subunit RPB1-like isoform X1 produces the protein MDIRFPFSPAEVAKVKCVQFGILSPDEIRQMSVVEIEHSETMLGGKPKTAGLSDPRLGTIDRKLKCETCTANMAECPGHFGHLELAKPMFHIGFIKTVLSVMRCVCFNCSKILVDEDDHKFKQAMRIKNPKNRLKKILDACKNKSKCEGGDEIDVQGQDTEEPVKKSRGGCGAQQPKLSIEGMKMNAEYKAQRKKNDDQEQLPEPVERKQTLTAERVLSVLKRISDEDSQILGLNPKYARPDWMILQVLPIPPQPVRPSVMMDTSSRSEDDLTHQLAMIIRHNDNLRRQERNGSPAHIISEFAQLLQFHIATYFDNELPGLPRATQRSGRPIKSICSRLKAKEGRIRGNLMGKRVDFSARTVITPDPNINIDQLGVPWSIALNLTYPETVTPYNIERLKELVEYGPHPPPGKTGAKYIIRDDGQRLDLRYLKKSSDHHLELGYKVERHLNDGDFILFNRQPSLHKMSIMGHRIKIMPYSTFRLNLSVTSPYNADFDGDEMNMHVPQSFETRAEVLELMMVPKCIVSPQSNRPVMGIVQDTLLGCRKITKRDTFIEKDVFMNILMWWEDFDGKVPAPAILKPRPLWTGKQVFNLIIPKQINLQRTSAWHSESESGNITPGDTLVRIEKGELLSGTLCKKALGTSTGSLIHVIWEEVGPDAARKFLGHTQWLVNYWLLQNAFSIGIGDTIADAATMEKINETISKAKNEVKDLISKAQSKQLEAEPGRTMMDSFENKVNQVLNRARDDAGSSAQKSLDESNNLKAMVTAGSKGSFINISQMTACVGQQNVEGKRIPYGFIDRTLPHFTKDDYGPESRGFVENSYLRGLTPQEFFFHAMGGREGLIDTAVKTSETGYIQRRLVKAMEDIMVKYDGTVRNSLGDVIQFLYGEDGMDAVWIESQKLDSLKMKKTEFDKTFTYELDDEYWNPDYMLHEHVEDLKTIREFRNVFDAEVQKLETDRLQLGTEIAVTGDNSWPLPVNLKRLIWNAQKTFKIDFRRTSDMHPMEIVEAIDKLQERLKVVPGDDLLSVEAQKNATLFFNILLRSTFASKRVLDEYRLTREAFEWVIGEIESRFLQSLVAPGEMIGCVAAQSIGEPATQMTLNTFHYAGVSAKNVTLGVPRLREIINVAKRIKTPSLSVYLKPEANKTKERAKNVQCALEYTTLRSVTQATEVWYDPEPTSTIIDEDIDFVRAYYEMPDEEVNPDKISPWLLRIELNREMMVDKKLSMADIAEKINLEFDDDLTCIFNDDNAEKLILRIRIMNAEAPKGEMVDESAEDDVFLKKIESNMLTEMALRGIPDINKVFIKHGKVNKFDPNEGFKAEQEWMLDTEGVNLLAVLCHDDVDARRTTSNHLIEILEILGIEAVRRSLLDELRVVISFDGSYVNYRHLAILCDTMTYRGHLMAITRHGINRNDTGPMMRCSFEETVDILLDAAVFAETDYLRGVTENIMLGQLAPIGTGDCALYLNDEMLKNAIELQLPSYMDGLDFGMTPSRSPVSGTPYHEGMMSPNYLLSPNLRLSPISDAQFSPYVGGMAFSPTSSPGYSPSSPGYSPSSPGYSPTSPGYSPTSPGYSPTSPGYSPTSPTYSPSSPGYSPTSPAYSPTSPSYSPTSPSYSPTSPSYSPTSPSYSPTSPAYSPTSPAYSPTSPAYSPTSPSYSPTSPSYSPTSPSYSPTSPSYSPTSPSYSPTSPSYSPTSPAYSPTSPGYSPTSPSYSPTSPSYSPTSPSYNPQSAKYSPSSAYSPSSPRLSPSSPYSPTSPNYSPTSPSYSPTSPSYSPSSPTYSPGSPLTSGVSLDYSSSSPQYSPSAGYSPSQPGYSPSSASQ, from the exons ATGGATATCCGGTTTCCCTTCTCGCCAGCGGAGGTGGCGAAGGTGAAATGCGTGCAGTTCGGCATTCTCAGCCCCGACGAAATC AGGCAAATGTCTGTGGTGGAGATTGAGCACAGTGAGACTATGTTGGGAGGCAAACCGAAGACGGCTGGTTTGAGTGATCCTCGGCTCGGTACAATTGACCGGAAGTTGAAATGTGAGACTTGTACAGCCAACATGGCTGAGTGCCCCGGCCATTTTGGGCACCTAGAGCTTGCGAAACCAATGTTTCACATCGGATTCATAAAGACTGTGTTATCTGTAATGCGATGCGTTTGCTTCAATTGCTCGAAAATTCTAGTCGATGAG GACGACCACAAGTTTAAGCAAGCTATGAGaataaaaaatccgaaaaacaGGCTGAAAAAGATTTTGGATGCCTGCAAAAACAAATCCAAATGTGAAGGTGGTGATGAAATTGATGTCCAAGGCCAAGATACTGAAGAGCCTGTAAAGAAAAGTCGGGGTGGCTGTGGTGCTCAGCAGCCCAAGCTCTCTATTGAGGGTATGAAAATGAATGCAGAGTACAAAGcccaaaggaagaaaaatgaTGACCAGGAACAGCTTCCTGAACCTGTGGAAAGGAAACAGACCCTTACTGCGGAAAGG GTTCTTAGTGTTTTAAAGAGAATAAGTGATGAAGACTCCCAAATATTGGGGTTGAACCCAAAGTATGCTCGGCCTGATTGGATGATTCTACAAGTTCTGCCCATTCCTCCACAACCTGTGAGACCCTCTGTAATGATGGACACCTCATCCAGGAGTGAG GATGATTTGACTCATCAATTGGCGATGATTATTCGTCATAATGACAATCTGAGGCGGCAGGAACGAAACGGTTCTCCTGCTCATATCATTTCAGAGTTTGCACAACTTCTGCAATTCCACATTGCCACTTATTTTGACAATGAGTTGCCAGGACTACCAAGG GCTACGCAGAGATCAGGGAGGCCCATTAAATCAATTTGTAGTAGACTGAAGGCAAAGGAAGGGCGTATAAGAGGCAACTTAATGGGGAAACGTGTTGACTTTTCAGCACGAACAGTGATTACTCCCGATCCAAACATAAACATTGATCAATTAGGAGTGCCATGGAGCattgctttgaatctcacatACCCTGAGACTGTGACTCCATATAATATTGAAAG GTTGAAGGAGCTTGTTGAGTATGGCCCCCATCCTCCGCCCGGTAAAACTGGTGCGAAGTATATAATAAGAGATGATGGGCAAAGGCTTGATCTTCGTTATTTGAAGAAAAGCAGTGATCATCATTTGGAGCTTGGATATAAG GTGGAACGTCATTTGAATGATGGAGACTTTATCCTCTTCAATCGACAACCTAGTCTCCATAAAATGTCTATCATGGGCCACAGAATCAAGATCATGCCATACTCAACATTTCGATTGAATTTGTCTGTGACATCGCCATATAATGCTGACTTTGACGGGGATGAAATGAACATGCATGTGCCCCAGTCCTTTGAAACCAGGGCTGAAGTATTGGAGCTCATGATGGTGCCAAAATGCATCGTCTCACCTCAGTCAAATCGACCTGTCATGGGAATTGTGCAGGACACACTTTTAGGTTGTCGTAAGATCACCAAGAGGGATACCTTCATAGAGAAG GATGTTTTCATGAATATCTTGATGTGGTGGGAGGATTTTGATGGAAAAGTTCCTGCTCCTGCAATTTTGAAGCCCCGGCCACTTTGGACTGGAAAACAGGTGTTCAATCTTATAATACCAAAACAAATAAATCTCCAAAGAACTTCTGCATGGCACTCGGAATCAGAGAGTGGGAACATAACTCCAGGGGATACTCTTGTTAGAATAGAAAAGGGTGAATTGCTTTCTGGAACTCTGTGCAAGAAGGCCCTTGGGACTTCTACAGGAAGTCTTATTCATGTTATATG GGAAGAGGTTGGTCCAGATGCAGCCCGCAAGTTTCTGGGTCATACCCAATGGCTTGTGAATTACTGGCTGCTGCAGAATGCTTTTAGCATTGGAATTGGAGATACGATTGCTGATGCAGCCACAATGGAGAAAATCAATGAAACAATTTCCAAGGCGAAAAATGAGGTGAAAGATCTTATAAGTAAAGCCCAATCTAAGCAGCTGGAGGCTGAACCTGGACGAACCATGATGGATTCGTTTGAAAACAAAGTGAACCAG GTGTTGAATAGGGCTCGCGATGATGCTGGAAGTAGTGCTCAAAAGAGTTTAGATGAGAGCAACAATCTTAAGGCCATGGTTACAGCAGGGTCCAAAGGGAGTTTTATCAACATATCACAGATGACTGCTTGTGTGGGACAGCAGAACGTTGAGGGTAAGCGAATCCCGTACGGGTTCATAGACCGGACGTTGCCCCACTTTACTAAAGATGATTATGGACCAGAAAGTCGTGGATTTGTAGAGAATTCATACCTGCGTGGACTAACTCCACAGGAGTTCTTTTTTCATGCTATGGGTGGTAGGGAAGGTCTTATAGATACTGCTGTTAAGACCTCTGAGACTGGGTACATCCAAAGGAGACTGGTGAAGGCTATGGAGGATATTATGGTGAAATATGATGGCACAGTACGTAATTCTTTGGGTGATGTCATTCAGTTTCTATATGGGGAAGATGGGATGGATGCTGTTTGGATAGAATCACAAAAGCTGGAttctttgaaaatgaagaaaacagAATTTGATAAGACTTTTACTTATGAGTTGGATGATGAATATTGGAATCCCGACTACATGTTGCACGAACATGTTGAGGATCTCAAAACGATTAGAGAGTTCCGTAATGTGTTTGATGCAGAAGTTCAAAAACTTGAAACAGATAGATTACAACTTGGAACAGAGATTGCAGTCACAGGTGATAATTCTTGGCCACTGCCTGTTAATTTGAAGAGGCTTATTTGGAATGCACAAAAAACCTTTAAGATTGACTTCCGAAGGACTTCTGATATGCACCCGATGGAAATTGTGGAAGCTATTGATAAGCTCCAGGAGAGACTGAAAGTTGTTCCTGGTGATGACTTGTTGAGTGTCGAAGCGCAGAAGAACGcaacattgtttttcaacattttaCTTCGCAGCACTTTTGCAAGCAAACGGGTGTTGGATGAGTACAGGCTTACTCGTGAAGCATTTGAATGGGTTATTGGGGAGATAGAATCACGCTTCCTGCAATCGCTTGTAGCACCTGGGGAAATGATTGGCTGCGTTGCTGCACAGTCTATTGGAGAACCTGCCACTCAGATGACACTGAATACTTTCCACTACGCAGGTGTGAGTGCAAAGAATGTTACCCTAGGTGTCCCCAGGTTGAGGGAAATTATTAATGTAGCCAAGAGAATCAAAACGCCATCCCTGTCTGTCTACTTAAAGCCTGAAGCTAATAAAACGAAGGAGAGGGCGAAGAATGTGCAGTGTGCTTTGGAATACACCACTCTGCGAAGTGTAACTCAAGCTACAGAAGTATGGTACGATCCAGAACCCACAAGCACAATAATTGATGAGGATATAGATTTTGTGAGAGCTTACTATGAAATGCCAGATGAAGAAGTTAATCCTGATAAAATTTCACCTTGGTTGCTTCGCATCGAGTTGAATCGCGAAATGATGGTGGATAAGAAGTTGAGCATGGCTGACATTGCTGAGAAGATTAACCTTGAATTTGATGATGATTTAACTTGTATCTTCAATGATGACAATGCAGAAAAATTGATCCTTCGTATCCGTATCATGAATGCTGAAGCTCCAAAAGGGGAGATGGTTGATGAATCTGCTGAAGATGATGTTTTTCTGAAGAAGATTGAGAGTAACATGCTGACAGAGATGGCTCTTCGTGGTATCCCAGATATTAACAAAGTGTTCATTAAACATGGTAAAGTTAATAAGTTCGATCCAAATGAAGGGTTTAAAGCAGAGCAAGAGTGGATGCTGGATACGGAAGGGGTTAATCTCTTGGCTGTTCTGTGCcatgatgatgttgatgctaGGCGCACAACTAGTAATCATTTGATTGAAATTCTGGAAATTCTCGGAATTGAGGCAGTTCGTCGGTCATTGTTGGATGAGTTGAGGGTTGTTATATCATTTGATGGGTCCTATGTTAATTATAGGCATCTCGCTATCCTTTGTGACACGATGACATACCGTGGGCACTTAATGGCAATAACCCGTCATGGCATTAATAGAAATGACACTGGTCCTATGATGAGGTGCTCCTTTGAAGAGACTGTTGATATTCTTCTTGATGCTGCAGTGTTTGCAGAGACGGATTATTTAAGAGGCGTGACAGAAAATATAATGTTAGGGCAACTTGCACCAATTGGGACGGGAGATTGTGCCCTGTATCTCAATGATGAGATGCTGAAGAACGCCATCGAACTCCAGCTGCCCAGTTACATGGATGGTCTTGATTTTGGTATGACACCATCTCGTTCTCCAGTGTCAGGAACACCATATCACGAGGGCATGATGTCCCCTAATTATTTGCTGAGCCCAAATCTTCGGCTGTCACCAATTTCGGATGCTCAGTTTTCTCCTTATGTTGGAGGAATGGCATTCTCTCCTACTTCCTCTCCAGGCTACAGCCCATCATCCCCTGGATACAGCCCTTCCTCCCCTGGATACAGCCCCACCTCTCCTGGCTACAGTCCCACCTCTCCAGGGTATAGCCCCACTTCTCCTGGCTACAGTCCCACCTCTCCGACATATAGTCCTAGTTCTCCCGGCTATAGTCCCACCAGTCCAGCTTACTCTCCTACGAGTCCATCATACTCGCCAACCTCTCCCAGCTACAGCCCCACCTCTCCAAGCTACAGCCCCACTTCACCAAGCTACAGCCCTACTTCCCCTGCTTACAGCCCCACTTCCCCTGCTTACAGCCCCACTTCCCCCGCATATAGCCCCACTTCGCCATCTTACAGTCCCACGTCTCCTTCCTACAGCCCAACTTCGCCATCCTACAGCCCAACTTCACCTTCCTACAGCCCAACTTCTCCTTCCTACAGTCCAACATCTCCATCCTACAGCCCTACCTCGCCAGCCTACAGCCCAACTTCTCCTGGTTACAGCCCAACCTCGCCTAGTTATAGTCCAACCTCGCCCAGTTACAGCCCTACATCTCCAAGCTATAATCCTCAGTCTGCCAAGTACAGTCCGTCGTCAGCTTACTCTCCAAGCAGTCCAAGATTGTCACCATCTAGTCCATACAGTCCTACCTCTCCGAACTACAG CCCAACCTCACCATCATATTCCCCCACATCTCCATCGTACTCTCCCTCAAGCCCCACATACAGTCCCGGCAG CCCATTGACTTCTGGAGTGAGCCTAGACTATAGCTCGAGTTCCCCTCAGTATAG TCCAAGTGCTGGATACTCACCCAGTCAACCCGGTTACTCGCCATCATCTGCTAGCCAGTAG